In Brevibacterium zhoupengii, the following are encoded in one genomic region:
- a CDS encoding acyl-CoA dehydrogenase family protein — translation MLETTERGRDYQERLKKFMDGFVYPAESVYAEQMAAAGSPHSQPQILEDLKAEAKSQGLWNLFHPDPEWGPGLTNLEYAPPAEITGHSIEIAPESINCNAPDTGNMEVFTRFGTDEQKEMYLQPLLDGTIASAFAMTEPAVASSDATNVEMRMDATDDGFVLNGRKWFASNGMHPNCRVLIVMGKTSPDAEVHRQQSMLVVPIDAPGVTVVRNLPVFGYHDREGHAEITFDNVHVPAKDILKGEGEGFAISQARLGPGRIHHCMRAIGAAERALELMVKRAESRVTFGEKLSSRANIQDWIAEARIEIDQARLLTLHAADMMDKHGNKVAKNEIAEIKVVAPAMALKIIDRAIQVHGGAGVTEDFPLASMWAHMRTLRLADGPDEVHKRSIARNEMKKYRK, via the coding sequence ATGCTGGAAACGACTGAACGCGGCCGCGACTACCAGGAGCGCCTGAAAAAGTTCATGGACGGCTTCGTCTACCCCGCGGAGTCCGTCTATGCCGAGCAGATGGCAGCGGCAGGCAGCCCTCACTCTCAGCCGCAGATCCTCGAGGACCTCAAGGCCGAGGCAAAGAGTCAGGGACTGTGGAACCTCTTCCACCCCGATCCCGAGTGGGGACCAGGGCTGACGAACCTCGAGTACGCTCCCCCGGCCGAAATCACCGGACACAGCATCGAGATCGCCCCCGAATCCATCAACTGCAATGCCCCGGATACCGGCAATATGGAGGTCTTCACTCGCTTCGGCACCGACGAGCAGAAGGAGATGTATCTCCAGCCGTTGCTCGACGGGACGATCGCCTCGGCGTTCGCCATGACCGAGCCCGCCGTCGCCAGCTCCGATGCCACCAATGTCGAGATGCGCATGGACGCCACGGATGACGGATTCGTCCTCAACGGCCGCAAGTGGTTCGCCTCCAATGGCATGCACCCCAACTGCCGTGTCCTCATCGTCATGGGCAAGACCTCCCCCGACGCCGAGGTGCATCGCCAACAATCGATGCTCGTCGTACCGATCGATGCCCCCGGTGTGACCGTGGTGCGTAACCTGCCCGTCTTCGGATACCACGATCGGGAGGGCCACGCCGAGATCACCTTCGACAACGTCCACGTCCCGGCCAAAGACATCCTCAAGGGCGAAGGTGAGGGCTTCGCGATCAGCCAGGCCCGACTGGGACCGGGACGCATCCATCACTGCATGCGCGCGATCGGTGCGGCCGAACGAGCACTGGAACTCATGGTCAAACGCGCCGAGTCGCGCGTGACCTTCGGTGAGAAGCTGTCCTCGCGGGCGAACATCCAGGACTGGATCGCTGAGGCCAGGATCGAGATCGATCAGGCCCGTCTGCTGACACTGCACGCGGCAGACATGATGGACAAGCACGGCAACAAGGTCGCGAAGAACGAGATCGCCGAGATCAAGGTCGTCGCTCCGGCGATGGCGCTGAAGATCATCGACCGCGCAATCCAGGTCCACGGCGGCGCCGGTGTCACCGAGGACTTCCCACTGGCCAGCATGTGGGCGCACATGCGAACGCTGCGATTGGCCGATGGTCCCGATGAGGTGCACAAGCGCTCAATCGCTCGCAACGAGATGAAGAAGTACCGCAAGTAG